Proteins encoded by one window of Rutidosis leptorrhynchoides isolate AG116_Rl617_1_P2 chromosome 7, CSIRO_AGI_Rlap_v1, whole genome shotgun sequence:
- the LOC139860224 gene encoding uncharacterized protein, with protein MSINIGGGVNFDSKQRWIRNLCNEHAVTILGMQETKLTSPNHAAFKAFWGNFNFKFASSSATGLSGGILTMWDPSIFSCNKVISQNHVLIVEGTLANCSDPYFLVNVYAPQTKIRKRCLWNYISSFMSSNVGNFIIFGDFNSVRSPQERFGSKFSFSDADYFNNFIGSCNLTDIPLGGREFTRFNKSFSKRAKLDRFVVSDGLLRVFPLLSGLILSNIWSDHCPILMKNDVLDYGPIPFKLFNSWFNIEGFDDIVIKAWNSFNSSLSNNPQSRFKNKLKHVKEALKTWHKNIRLAAIHNKKLLQTSLAYIDAQIDNGIPYDSLAADRVTILKDIAKI; from the coding sequence ATGTCCATTAATATTGGAGGAGGGGTGAATTTCGATTCTAAGCAAAGATGGATCCGTAACTTGTGTAACGAGCATGCTGTTACCATTCTAGGTATGCAAGAAACCAAGCTTACCTCTCCAAATCACGCAGCTTTCAAAGCTTTTTGGggaaattttaattttaagtttgctTCTTCAAGTGCTACGGGGCTTTCGGGTGGTATCTTAACTATGTGGGATCCATCCATTTTTTCTTGTAATAAGGTGATATCACAGAACCATGTTCTTATTGTTGAGGGTACATTGGCAAATTGTTCTGACCCATATTTTCTGGTCAATGTGTATGCTCCACAAACAAAGATAAGAAAAAGATGCTTATGGAACTACATTAGTTCTTTCATGTCCTCTAATGTCGGGAATTTTATAATATTTGGAGATTTTAATTCGGTTAGATCTCCACAGGAAAGATTTGGGTCCAAATTCAGTTTCTCGGATGCGGATTATTTTAATAACTTTATTGGATCTTGTAATCTTACTGACATTCCTCTCGGGGGTCGGGAATTTACAAGATTTAATAAATCGTTTTCTAAAAGGGCTAAACTAGATAGGTTTGTGGTTTCAGATGGCCTTCTACGTGTATTCCCCTTGTTATCTGGCTTAATTCTTTCTAACATTTGGTCAGACCATTGTCCAATCTTGATGAAAAACGATGTTCTTGATTACGGTCCTATCCCTTTTAAACTCTTCAATTCTTGGTTTAACATTGAAGGTTTTGATGACATCGTTATTAAGGCTTGGAATAGTTTCAATTCTTCTTTATCTAATAATCCTCAATCCCGTTTCAAGAACAAATTGAAACATGTTAAAGAGGCTTTGAAAACATGGCATAAAAATATTCGTCTAGCTGCTATTCATAACAAGAAGCTTTTACAAACAAGTCTTGCATACATCGATGCTCAAATTGATAATGGGATCCCTTATGATTCCTTAGCTGCGGATAGGGTCACAATTCTCAAAGATATTGCCAAAATTTAA